The following proteins are encoded in a genomic region of Magallana gigas chromosome 1, xbMagGiga1.1, whole genome shotgun sequence:
- the LOC117691937 gene encoding uncharacterized protein — translation MGDVEELKRELQDLKLQMAHIKREEEPKFLFSPKQRKIEKFSGKSDDQTVYDFIDDVSRVLDTRPTSAEEKVDFLISHLEGPAREEIKYRHPAAKKTPKQILDILRETFGERATPSELTADFYGTKQEDGQSLQEFCHVLMKKLDRIVKVDNSFVTEPEKMLRNQFAENVNDTWLRRELKKLVRAKSAIPFTELREEAIVLSMDRDEKEVNLRKKREVPIYAEAASTEMADFMKEMKEELSSLRSEIRSIKEGKSVERKERRCYGCRETGHIRKNCPKTHLNSKGLLSGASQ, via the coding sequence ATGGGAGACGTCGAAGAACTGAAGAGGGAGCTGCAGGACCTAAAGTTACAGATGGCCCATATAAAGAGGGAAGAGGAGCCAAAGTTTCTGTTTAGTCCGAAACAgcgaaagattgagaagttttCTGGTAAAAGTGATGATCAGACTGTATATGACTTTATCGATGATGTTAGTCGAGTACTAGATACCAGGCCTACGTCGGCAGAGGAGAAGGTTGACTTCCTCATCAGCCACCTTGAGGGCCCAGCCCGAGAAGAAATTAAATACCGTCATCCAGCAGCAAAAAAGACCCCAAAACAGATTCTGGATATTCTCAGAGAAACTTTTGGTGAACGGGCAACTCCTTCGGAACTAACTGCAGATTTCTATGGGACAAAGCAAGAAGACGGACAGTCGCTTCAAGAATTTTGTCATGTCCTCATGAAGAAGCTGGATAGAATCGTAAAAGTGGACAATTCTTTTGTGACAGAGCCTGAGAAGATGCTAAGGAACCAATTTGCAGAAAACGTTAACGACACATGGCTACGCAGGGAGCTGAAGAAGCTGGTCAGGGCTAAGTCAGCAATACCCTTTACAGAGCTTCGGGAAGAGGCTATAGTTCTTTCTATGGACCGGGATGAAAAGGAGGTCAACTTGCGGAAGAAACGAGAAGTCCCTATTTATGCAGAGGCCGCTTCAACTGAAATGGCAGACTTCATGAAAGAAATGAAGGAGGAACTTTCATCGCTGCGGTCAGAAATTAGAAGCATAAAGGAGGGGAAGAGTGTGGAAAGGAAAGAACGGAGATGTTATGGCTGTCGTGAGACCGGACATATCAGGAAGAATTGTCCTAAGACGCATTTAAACTCCAAAGGCCTATTGTCGGGAGCCAGCCAATAG